Proteins encoded in a region of the Takifugu flavidus isolate HTHZ2018 chromosome 8, ASM371156v2, whole genome shotgun sequence genome:
- the cbx5 gene encoding chromobox protein homolog 5 has protein sequence MGKKSREEESSSSDEEEYVVEKVLDRRVVKGRVEFFLKWKGYSDKHNTWEPEKNLDCPELIAEFMKTYKKNSSSSSTPSGGGGKSSMSSTARPKDPGSAKKRSSDDEEEGGSKSKKKKEDDVLVARGFERGLEPEKIIGATDSCGDLMFLMKWKDSEEADLVLAKEANHKCPQIVIAFYEERLTWHEEGDKKEKDAVSA, from the exons ATGGGCAAAAAGTCTCGCGAAGAGGAGTCTTCATCTTCCGATGAAGAGGAATATGTTGTGGAGAAAGTGCTGGATAGGAGAGTGGTGAAAGGAAGGGTTGAGTTCTTCCTTAAGTGGAAAGGATACTCGGA CAAGCACAACACATGGGAGCCGGAGAAGAACCTGGACTGTCCCGAGCTCATTGCTGAATTCATGAAAACATACAAGAAGAACAGCAGCTCCAGTTCTACGCCGAGCGGTGGAGGCGGCaaatccagcatgagctcaaCGGCACGCCCCAAAGACCCAGGTTCTGCGAAGAAGAGGAGCTCGGACGATGAGGAAGAGGGTGGCAGTAAAtccaaaaagaagaaagag gACGACGTTCTAGTTGCACGTGGATTTGAGCGAGGGCTTGAGCCGGAGAAAATTATAGGTGCAACGGACTCGTGTGGAGACCTGATGTTTCTCATGAAGTG GAAAGACTCAGAGGAGGCCGATCTGGTGCTCGCCAAGGAAGCCAACCACAAATGTCCGCAGATAGTAATAGCCTTCTACGAGGAGCGCCTCACCTGGCACGAAGAGGGGGATAAGAAGGAGAAGGATGCAGTCAGTGCCTGA
- the hnrnpa1b gene encoding heterogeneous nuclear ribonucleoprotein A1b, with amino-acid sequence MSKDVPREPEQLRKLFIGGLSFETTDESLRAHFEQWGTLTDCVVMRDPNSKRSRGFGFVTYSSVDEVDLAMTARPHKVDGRVVEPKRAVSREDSNRPGAHVTVKKIFVGGIKEDTEESHIRDYFERFGKIEIIDIITDRNSGKKRGFAFVTFDDHDPVDRIVIQKYHTINSHNCEVRKALTRQEMQTSGAGTGMRGGSRSNGRPYDYDRGFSQGGRSRYNDSPYNCNGGDGGYGGGPGGYNGGNRGYNQGYNQGGGGGYGGGNGYDNGGYSNCGGGGNNYNMGHYESQSSNFGPMKSFGGGGGRSFGGYGGGSGNSGYGRGGRF; translated from the exons ATGTCTAAAGAC GTTCCCCGCGAACCAGAGCAGCTGCGCAAGCTGTTCATTGGAGGTTTGAGCTTCGAGACTACAGATGAGAGCCTGAGGGCCCATTTTGAACAATGGGGGACGCTTACAGACTGTGTG GTCATGAGGGATCCCAACAGCAAGAGATCCAGAGGCTTTGGTTTCGTGACCTACTCATCGGTAGACGAGGTCGATTTAGCCATGACGGCCCGTCCGCATAAGGTCGACGGCAGAGTCGTTGAGCCCAAGCGTGCTGTTTCCCGGGAG GACTCAAACCGACCGGGGGCCCACGTCACGGTGAAAAAGATCTTTGTTGGCGGAATTAAGGAAGACACGGAGGAGTCGCACATACGCGATTACTTTGAGCGCTTTGGCAAAATTGAAATCATCGACATTATAACCGACCGTAACAGTGGGAAGAAGAGAGGATTTGCTTTTGTGACCTTCGACGACCACGATCCAGTCGACCGGATTGTCA tTCAAAAATACCACACAATCAACTCCCACAATTGTGAAGTGAGGAAGGCCCTCACGAGGCAGGAAATGCAGACTTCAGGGGCGGGAACGGGCATGAGAGGAG GCAGTCGTAGCAATGGAAGGCCCTACGATTATGACAGAGGCTTCAGTCAGG GCGGCAGAAGTCGATATAACGACAGTCCTTACAACTGTAATGGAGGCGACGGCG GCTATGGAGGAGGCCCTGGTGGTTATAATGGGGGTAACAGAGGGTATAACCAAGGTTATAACcagggtggcggcggcggctatGGAGGAGGAAACGGTTATGACAACGGCGGCTATA GTAACTGCGGAGGTGGAGGAAACAACTACAACATGGGCCACTACGAATCCCAGTCATCCAACTTTGGTCCGATGAAGAGCTTTGGGGGAGGCGGCGGAAGAAGCTTTG GTGGTTATGGAGGAGGGTCCGGCAATAGTGGATATGGCCGTGGAGGAAGATTCTGA
- the nfe2 gene encoding transcription factor NF-E2 45 kDa subunit has product MCSTANYVLPLRRTCEILTAPGKLCGGAPMTANFPGARPHGTLHDCEMDVTWQELMAITELQFDAPAEGSFEAMQYQSMEAMAPMGGYGMPSSHSALPPAPSDNYNRCYHDEVPLGHRLGGNTEAMYSHAETQLSQRVLPAPSHPQLSVMAPGEQNTFPATGQVQRGPSAHFSQGPSQHMLWSVHEQALHTRSADDLESDSGLSLGSSPSLASPDYPGGSGAPCYQSAEMGPTYSDGEADMTERVQTARIHYSMEYQSQCHTYVQSAGHPSNFATQPVVAHAQTHWSTKEPDQTAAVNSLYVDPGVSSRGSPHPSSFPKPQASVSTPLSRDERRAKALKIPFPMDQIINLPVDDFNELLTQYTLTDTQLALVRDIRRRGKNKVAAQNCRKRKLESIIHLETELNQLQTQRELLSKQRFEFTRSLAFIKRRLSDLYSQVFSRLRDEDGQPYSVEDYALQQTPDGKVYLVPHSMKTWGKLDTFAADLLPNCAN; this is encoded by the exons ATGTGTTCCACAGCCAACTATGTTCTCCCTCTGAGGAGAACCTGCGAG ATATTAACAGCTCCCGGGAAGCTGTGCGGAGGAGCGCCCATGACAGCTAATTTCCCTGGAGCCAGGCCACATGGAACCCTTCACGACTGCGAGATGGACGTGACTTGGCAGGAGCTGATGGCCATTACCGAGCTGCAG TTCGATGCTCCTGCTGAAGGTTCCTTTGAGGCAATGCAGTACCAGAGTATGGAAGCCATGGCCCCTATGGGAGGGTATGGGATGCCCTCGTCCCATTCCGCGCTTCCTCCTGCCCCAAGCGACAATTACAACAGATGTTACCACGACGAAGTGCCTCTAGGTCACCGTTTGGGTGGCAACACGGAGGCAATGTACAGCCACGCAGAGACCCAGCTGAGCCAGAGAGTCCTCCCGGCGCCCTCTCACCCGCAGCTGTCGGTCATGGCCCCCGGGGAACAGAACACTTTTCCAGCCACAGGTCAGGTTCAGAGAGGGCCCAGCGCTCACTTCTCTCAGGGTCCGAGTCAGCACATGCTGTGGAGCGTGCACGAGCAGGCGCTGCACACTCGCTCAGCTGACGATTTGGAGTCGGATTCCGGACTGTCGCTGGGCTCCAGTCCATCTTTGGCCTCTCCGGATTACCCCGGAGGCAGCGGGGCTCCGTGTTACCAGAGTGCAGAGATGGGCCCAACTTACAGCGACGGCGAGGCGGACATGACTGAGCGTGTCCAAACCGCACGCATTCATTACTCCATGGAGTACCAGAGCCAGTGCCACACGTACGTACAGTCTGCTGGACACCCGTCTAATTTCGCCACACAACCAGTTGTAGCTCATGCACAGACTCACTGGTCCACCAAAGAACCAGACCAGACAGCTGCTGTCAACAGCCTGTATGTTGATCCTGGagtgtccagcagagggagtCCACACCCCAGCAGCTTCCCAAAACCACAAGCCAGCGTCTCCACTCCACTGAGCAGGGACGAGCGCAGAGCCAAGGCCCTGAAGATCCCGTTCCCCATGGACCAGATCATCAATCTGCCCGTAGACGACTTTAATGAGCTCCTGACGCAGTACACACTGACCGACACTCAGCTGGCGCTGGTGAGGGACatcaggaggagagggaagaacaAGGTGGCGGCTCAGAACTGCAGGAAAAGAAAGCTCGAGAGCATCATTCACCTCGAAACCGAGCTGAACCAGCTTCAGACCCAAAGGGAGCTTCTGTCAAAGCAAAGGTTCGAGTTCACACGCAGCCTGGCTTTCATCAAACGCCGGCTCTCGGACCTGTACTCTCAGGTGTTCTCTCGCCTGAGGGATGAGGATGGACAGCCATACTCGGTAGAGGACTACGCTCTACAGCAGACGCCAGATGGAAAAGTATATTTGGTGCCTCACAGTATGAAGACTTGGGGCAAACTTGATACCTTTGCAGCAGACCTGCTGCCCAACTGTGCCAACTGA
- the copz1 gene encoding coatomer subunit zeta-1: MDSPILEPSLYTVKAVLILDNDGDRLYAKYYDDTYPTVKEQKAFEKNIFNKTHRTDSEIALLEGLTVVYKSNIDLFFYVIGSSHENELMLMAVLNCLFDSLSQMLRKNVERRALLENMEGLFLAVDEIVDGGVILESDPQQVVHRVALRGDDVPLTEQTVTQVLQSAKEQIKWSLLR; this comes from the exons ATGGATTCTCCCATTCTG GAACCGTCATTGTACACAGTGAAGGCTGTATTAATACTGGACAACGATGGAGACAGGCTTTATGCCAAG tATTATGATGATACTTACCCAACAGTGAAGGAGCAGAAGGCATTTGAGAAGAACATTTTCAACAAAACGCACCGAACAGATA GTGAGATCGCTTTGCTCGAGGGCCTCACTGTTGTCTACAAGAGCAACATAGACCTTTTCTTTTATGTCATAGGAAGTTCCCATGAAAATGAG CTCATGCTCATGGCTGTTCTAAATTGCCTTTTTGATTCACTCAGTCAGATGCTGAG AAAAAACGTGGAGCGGAGAGCTTTGTTGGAGAATATGGAGGGTCTCTTTCTAGCAGTGGATGAAATTGTTGATGGAGG GGTGATTCTGGAGAGTGACCCCCAGCAAGTGGTGCACCGTGTGGCCCTCAGA GGGGACGATGTGCCTTTGACAGAGCAGACAGTCACCCAG gttcttcagtctgccAAAGAACAGATCAAGTGGTCGCTCCTACGATAG
- the znf740b gene encoding zinc finger protein 740b isoform X2, producing MTHHSNNSVRDHMKWAGLLGCETVLSSMALMQANNIPGQKRMTSPLGQGHRASPESHQANTHHSHNHHGHQVHHGQAHHSHVGHPSTGSCPPLLIRKDGDYHSSRMMDGKDIQANQNMQPKKKHKKSGSSIKVKEKVEHLLSAIDMDDDSALKVQKNFICDHCYGAFRSSYHLKRHILTHTGEKPFACDACDMRFIQRYHLDRHKRVHSGEKPYQCDRCHQNFSRTDRLLRHRRLCTVGVTKEESQFSQETSAHPASWSPLQPSNNRLTV from the exons ATGACACACCATTCCAACAACTCTGTTCGAGACCATATGAAATGG GCTGGGTTGCTGGGCTGCGAGACGGTGTTGTCTAGCATGGCCCTCATGCAAGCGAACAATATCCCAGGCCAAAAGAGAATGACGTCACCCTTGGGTCAGGGGCACAGGGCCAGTCCTGAGAGCCACCAAGCCAACACACATCATAGCCACAACCACCACGGACACCAGGTCCACCATGGACAGGCCCACCACAGCCACGTGGGGCATCCATCCACTGGGAGCTGCCCTCCGCTG CTCATCAGAAAAGATGGCGATTATCACTCAtcgaggatgatggatggaaaagaCATCCAGGCAAATCAGAATATGCAGCCCAAGAAGAAGCACAAAAAATCAGGGTCATCCATCAAAGTaaaggagaaggtggag CATTTACTTTCAGCCATCGACATGGACGACGACAGCGCCCTGAAAGTCCAGAAGAACTTCATCTGTGACCACTGCTACGGAGCGTTCCGAAGCAGCTACCATCTCAAACGACACATACTCACgcacacag GAGAGAAGCCGTTTGCCTGTGATGCGTGCGACATGCGGTTCATCCAGCGCTACCACCTGGACAGACACAAGAGAGTGCACAGCGGAGAGAAGCCATACCAGTGCGATCGCTGTCACCAG AACTTTTCACGGACTGACCGGCTGCTGCGGCACCGGCGCCTGTGTACAGTTGGCGTGACTAAAGAGGAAAGCCAGTTCTCACAGGAAACATCTGCCCACCCAGCTTCCTGGAGCCCTTTACAGCCTTCCAACAACCGCCTGACAGTGTGA
- the znf740b gene encoding zinc finger protein 740b isoform X1 → MTHHSNNSVRDHMKWAGLLGCETVLSSMALMQANNIPGQKRMTSPLGQGHRASPESHQANTHHSHNHHGHQVHHGQAHHSHVGHPSTGSCPPLLIRKDGDYHSSRMMDGKDIQANQNMQPKKKHKKSGSSIKVKEKVEVGAMFRLQCSCSVVSSSSNESCCQHLLSAIDMDDDSALKVQKNFICDHCYGAFRSSYHLKRHILTHTGEKPFACDACDMRFIQRYHLDRHKRVHSGEKPYQCDRCHQNFSRTDRLLRHRRLCTVGVTKEESQFSQETSAHPASWSPLQPSNNRLTV, encoded by the exons ATGACACACCATTCCAACAACTCTGTTCGAGACCATATGAAATGG GCTGGGTTGCTGGGCTGCGAGACGGTGTTGTCTAGCATGGCCCTCATGCAAGCGAACAATATCCCAGGCCAAAAGAGAATGACGTCACCCTTGGGTCAGGGGCACAGGGCCAGTCCTGAGAGCCACCAAGCCAACACACATCATAGCCACAACCACCACGGACACCAGGTCCACCATGGACAGGCCCACCACAGCCACGTGGGGCATCCATCCACTGGGAGCTGCCCTCCGCTG CTCATCAGAAAAGATGGCGATTATCACTCAtcgaggatgatggatggaaaagaCATCCAGGCAAATCAGAATATGCAGCCCAAGAAGAAGCACAAAAAATCAGGGTCATCCATCAAAGTaaaggagaaggtggaggtaGGGGCAATGTTCCGCCTGCAGTGCTCCTGCTCAGTCGTCTCCTCCAGTTCTAACGAGTCTTGTTGTCAGCATTTACTTTCAGCCATCGACATGGACGACGACAGCGCCCTGAAAGTCCAGAAGAACTTCATCTGTGACCACTGCTACGGAGCGTTCCGAAGCAGCTACCATCTCAAACGACACATACTCACgcacacag GAGAGAAGCCGTTTGCCTGTGATGCGTGCGACATGCGGTTCATCCAGCGCTACCACCTGGACAGACACAAGAGAGTGCACAGCGGAGAGAAGCCATACCAGTGCGATCGCTGTCACCAG AACTTTTCACGGACTGACCGGCTGCTGCGGCACCGGCGCCTGTGTACAGTTGGCGTGACTAAAGAGGAAAGCCAGTTCTCACAGGAAACATCTGCCCACCCAGCTTCCTGGAGCCCTTTACAGCCTTCCAACAACCGCCTGACAGTGTGA
- the znf740b gene encoding zinc finger protein 740b isoform X3: MALMQANNIPGQKRMTSPLGQGHRASPESHQANTHHSHNHHGHQVHHGQAHHSHVGHPSTGSCPPLLIRKDGDYHSSRMMDGKDIQANQNMQPKKKHKKSGSSIKVKEKVEVGAMFRLQCSCSVVSSSSNESCCQHLLSAIDMDDDSALKVQKNFICDHCYGAFRSSYHLKRHILTHTGEKPFACDACDMRFIQRYHLDRHKRVHSGEKPYQCDRCHQNFSRTDRLLRHRRLCTVGVTKEESQFSQETSAHPASWSPLQPSNNRLTV; encoded by the exons ATGGCCCTCATGCAAGCGAACAATATCCCAGGCCAAAAGAGAATGACGTCACCCTTGGGTCAGGGGCACAGGGCCAGTCCTGAGAGCCACCAAGCCAACACACATCATAGCCACAACCACCACGGACACCAGGTCCACCATGGACAGGCCCACCACAGCCACGTGGGGCATCCATCCACTGGGAGCTGCCCTCCGCTG CTCATCAGAAAAGATGGCGATTATCACTCAtcgaggatgatggatggaaaagaCATCCAGGCAAATCAGAATATGCAGCCCAAGAAGAAGCACAAAAAATCAGGGTCATCCATCAAAGTaaaggagaaggtggaggtaGGGGCAATGTTCCGCCTGCAGTGCTCCTGCTCAGTCGTCTCCTCCAGTTCTAACGAGTCTTGTTGTCAGCATTTACTTTCAGCCATCGACATGGACGACGACAGCGCCCTGAAAGTCCAGAAGAACTTCATCTGTGACCACTGCTACGGAGCGTTCCGAAGCAGCTACCATCTCAAACGACACATACTCACgcacacag GAGAGAAGCCGTTTGCCTGTGATGCGTGCGACATGCGGTTCATCCAGCGCTACCACCTGGACAGACACAAGAGAGTGCACAGCGGAGAGAAGCCATACCAGTGCGATCGCTGTCACCAG AACTTTTCACGGACTGACCGGCTGCTGCGGCACCGGCGCCTGTGTACAGTTGGCGTGACTAAAGAGGAAAGCCAGTTCTCACAGGAAACATCTGCCCACCCAGCTTCCTGGAGCCCTTTACAGCCTTCCAACAACCGCCTGACAGTGTGA